One Solibacillus sp. R5-41 DNA segment encodes these proteins:
- the dacB gene encoding D-alanyl-D-alanine carboxypeptidase/D-alanyl-D-alanine-endopeptidase — protein MKKVVSFILLITLCVALPLQSFASISDAVTKNLGNGNVAVTIRDKQTGKIIYEHNGEKLMRPASNMKLLTGAAALDILGEDYRFSTELYIDGVIINKELNGNLYIKGTGDPTLNKDDFLAFAKALKNQGISKINGNIIGDDTYFSGNTLPPGVDKIDESYYFGARTSAITMSQNLDFDASTVIITATPGKVGTKPSYEIIPNLSGMTIANEAKTVSKGQKNTIKIERSYNTNRIIISGNLPQGSSKKEWVTLQDPTKNTLQAIQLTLQGAGIQFAKNTQIKTAQVPADAKFIHMKKSRTLSAIFPAFMKLSNNSIADILVKSMGQQQQAKGSLTAGLQVMQEYGKALNISMGTWILADGSGLSDRNRLTANGLSSLLYEVQQKSYFQTFYQSLPVAGHEERLVGGTLRKRFKTSDVKGKINAKTGYIPNVNTLAGYVTGKSGKTYIFTILLENRSNGTVHMDRMMADIMKNL, from the coding sequence TTGAAAAAAGTCGTTTCTTTTATTTTGTTAATCACATTATGCGTTGCGCTTCCACTGCAATCTTTCGCTTCCATTAGTGATGCAGTTACGAAAAATTTAGGGAATGGTAATGTAGCTGTGACAATTCGTGATAAGCAAACAGGGAAGATAATTTATGAGCACAATGGCGAAAAATTGATGCGTCCTGCCTCCAATATGAAATTATTAACTGGTGCAGCTGCGCTTGATATTTTAGGAGAAGATTATCGTTTTTCAACGGAATTATATATTGACGGGGTAATCATTAATAAAGAACTAAATGGCAATCTATACATAAAAGGGACGGGTGATCCGACATTAAATAAGGATGATTTTCTAGCATTTGCAAAGGCATTAAAAAATCAAGGTATTTCCAAAATTAATGGAAATATCATTGGTGATGATACGTACTTTTCTGGTAATACTTTGCCACCGGGTGTAGATAAAATTGATGAATCCTACTACTTTGGAGCGCGGACGTCAGCGATTACGATGTCACAAAATCTAGACTTTGATGCAAGTACCGTCATTATTACAGCAACACCTGGTAAAGTTGGAACGAAGCCAAGCTATGAAATTATCCCGAATCTAAGTGGAATGACCATTGCGAATGAAGCCAAAACTGTTTCAAAAGGGCAAAAAAATACGATAAAAATTGAGCGCTCATATAATACGAATCGCATAATTATTTCGGGTAATTTACCACAGGGAAGTAGTAAAAAGGAATGGGTAACCCTGCAAGACCCAACTAAAAATACGCTACAAGCAATCCAATTAACACTTCAAGGTGCAGGCATTCAATTTGCAAAAAATACGCAAATTAAGACAGCACAGGTACCAGCCGATGCAAAATTTATTCATATGAAAAAATCTCGTACATTGTCGGCGATTTTCCCTGCCTTTATGAAGCTAAGTAATAATAGTATTGCGGATATTTTGGTGAAATCAATGGGACAGCAACAACAAGCGAAAGGGAGCTTAACGGCTGGTTTACAAGTAATGCAGGAATATGGGAAAGCGTTAAATATTTCAATGGGAACTTGGATATTGGCTGATGGTTCGGGCTTATCTGATCGAAATCGTTTGACAGCGAATGGCTTGTCTTCATTATTATATGAGGTGCAGCAAAAATCGTATTTCCAAACATTTTATCAATCACTTCCCGTAGCAGGTCATGAGGAGCGTCTCGTTGGTGGGACGTTGCGAAAACGCTTTAAAACAAGTGATGTAAAGGGAAAAATAAATGCGAAAACGGGTTATATTCCGAATGTGAATACGTTAGCAGGCTATGTAACGGGGAAAAGTGGTAAAACGTATATTTTCACTATCTTATTGGAAAACCGTTCAAATGGAACCGTGCATATGGATCGTATGATGGCTGATATCATGAAAAATTTATAA
- the pcp gene encoding pyroglutamyl-peptidase I codes for MKKILLTGFEPFLSNPINPTMEIVKALHEKVILGYQVEGRILSVDFEKSPPQFLKYVEEVQPSIIISLGLAAGRTKITPERIAINIKDGEPDNAGVALVDEPIHAGGNAAYFSTLPIRAMVNRLNEAGLPATISDTAGTYLCNNIMYEGLHYASKQANVQAGFIHIPASFELSIAHGKLPGWAQRDLLASIELCIEECVKSKNDSIR; via the coding sequence ATGAAAAAAATTTTATTAACGGGTTTTGAGCCATTTTTATCAAACCCAATCAATCCAACAATGGAAATTGTGAAGGCGCTACATGAAAAAGTAATATTGGGCTATCAAGTGGAGGGGCGTATTTTAAGTGTGGACTTTGAAAAATCGCCGCCACAATTTTTGAAATATGTAGAAGAAGTGCAGCCAAGTATCATTATTTCTCTTGGGCTAGCAGCAGGACGTACGAAAATTACGCCGGAAAGAATCGCAATTAATATAAAAGATGGGGAACCAGATAATGCAGGGGTGGCGCTAGTAGATGAACCGATTCATGCTGGTGGAAATGCGGCCTATTTTTCAACATTGCCAATTCGCGCAATGGTCAACCGCTTAAATGAAGCGGGTTTGCCTGCAACCATTTCTGATACAGCGGGCACGTATTTATGTAATAACATCATGTATGAAGGTTTACACTATGCGAGTAAGCAAGCGAATGTTCAGGCAGGATTTATTCATATCCCAGCATCATTTGAACTCTCAATTGCACATGGAAAGCTACCAGGATGGGCCCAACGTGATTTACTAGCAAGTATCGAGCTTTGTATCGAAGAATGTGTGAAAAGTAAAAATGATTCTATTAGGTAA
- a CDS encoding isopropylmalate synthase translates to MNKLEWFENFQSMDDRALQKFAKKEDLKFSIEEIQQLRLIFQNASLTWLFSGIPAAELKKAESLIGEKRLKKLRKIIGV, encoded by the coding sequence ATGAACAAATTAGAGTGGTTTGAAAACTTCCAAAGTATGGATGATCGTGCGTTACAAAAATTTGCTAAAAAAGAGGATTTAAAATTTTCAATAGAGGAAATCCAACAGCTACGTCTCATTTTTCAAAATGCTTCATTAACTTGGCTTTTCTCTGGTATACCCGCCGCTGAATTAAAAAAAGCAGAATCACTAATCGGAGAAAAACGGTTAAAGAAATTAAGAAAAATAATTGGAGTATGA
- a CDS encoding metal ABC transporter ATP-binding protein — translation MKKPLIEMKNVSFQYEYTQVLKNISLRVEEGDFLALLGQNGSGKSTLLKLILGLLKPMTGEIELFGENANSFKHREWIGYVSQKSNAFNSGFPATVQEVVKSGLAKKTGLFKRLPKNADELINRALADVGMESFAKRNIGQLSGGQQQRVFIARALVAQPKLLILDEPTVGIDHENVQAFYDMLAHLNVQHQMTMILVTHDVDTVSDRISHVACLNQTIHFHGYKNDFDTISQEQRDTWYGHSVRKIH, via the coding sequence ATGAAAAAACCTTTAATCGAAATGAAAAACGTCTCGTTTCAATACGAATATACGCAAGTGTTAAAAAATATCTCTTTACGCGTGGAGGAAGGAGATTTTTTAGCTCTACTTGGTCAAAATGGCTCAGGAAAATCAACTTTATTAAAACTAATTTTAGGCTTATTAAAGCCAATGACGGGTGAAATTGAATTGTTTGGTGAAAATGCGAATTCTTTTAAACATCGTGAATGGATTGGCTATGTTTCGCAAAAATCCAACGCGTTTAACTCGGGATTTCCAGCAACTGTGCAAGAAGTTGTGAAAAGTGGCTTGGCGAAAAAGACAGGATTATTTAAGCGTTTACCGAAAAATGCAGATGAACTCATTAATCGTGCATTAGCCGATGTGGGAATGGAGTCATTTGCGAAACGAAACATTGGGCAACTATCTGGCGGTCAACAACAGCGGGTCTTTATTGCACGTGCACTCGTAGCACAGCCAAAGCTTTTAATTTTGGATGAGCCAACTGTTGGAATCGATCATGAAAATGTGCAGGCATTTTATGATATGCTCGCTCATTTAAATGTTCAACACCAAATGACAATGATTTTAGTAACACATGATGTCGATACTGTGTCAGACCGTATTAGCCATGTGGCCTGCTTAAATCAAACGATTCATTTCCATGGTTATAAAAACGATTTTGATACGATTTCGCAAGAGCAGAGAGATACATGGTACGGTCATTCTGTGCGAAAGATTCATTAA
- a CDS encoding metal ABC transporter permease, translating into MIEAIINYEFLQNAFFSGLIIGIIAPLLGVFIVVRRLSLIADALSHVTLAGIAGSLYLSQSVAALALLNPIYLGIVASVSGSILIERLRRLYKHYEELAIPIIMSGGIGISAILISLASGFSTDLMSYLFGSVSAVSRQDLYIVMAIAIIVILFLRLFFKELFVLSFDEEYAKASGLPAKWVHLLFMIVVALVIAASMRIVGILLVSSLMTLPVAAAMRLARGFKEAIIYSIIFGELAVIIGLVSAFYLNLAPGGTIVVTSIFILLIVIMLKKLTLKMASKTKGEELL; encoded by the coding sequence ATGATTGAAGCGATTATAAACTATGAATTTTTACAAAATGCCTTTTTCTCAGGGCTAATTATTGGGATTATTGCGCCATTACTTGGGGTATTTATTGTTGTACGAAGGCTATCACTTATTGCCGATGCGCTTTCACATGTGACGCTTGCAGGAATTGCAGGTAGTCTTTATTTAAGTCAATCGGTGGCGGCATTGGCGTTATTAAATCCGATTTATTTGGGCATTGTGGCATCGGTTAGTGGGTCGATTTTAATTGAGCGATTGCGTCGATTATATAAGCATTACGAAGAACTTGCGATCCCGATCATCATGTCGGGTGGTATTGGGATAAGCGCCATATTAATTTCACTGGCGAGTGGTTTTAGCACGGATTTAATGAGTTATTTATTCGGTTCGGTATCGGCTGTATCGAGACAAGATTTGTATATTGTAATGGCAATTGCAATTATTGTAATCTTATTTTTACGCTTATTTTTCAAGGAATTATTCGTCCTTTCATTTGATGAAGAGTATGCGAAGGCAAGCGGTTTGCCAGCGAAATGGGTGCATCTATTATTTATGATAGTTGTCGCGCTTGTTATAGCTGCAAGTATGCGTATTGTTGGTATATTACTCGTTTCAAGCTTAATGACGTTACCAGTAGCGGCAGCAATGCGATTAGCTCGCGGCTTTAAAGAAGCAATCATATACTCGATCATATTTGGTGAACTAGCTGTCATTATTGGGTTAGTATCGGCCTTCTATTTAAATCTAGCACCAGGTGGAACAATTGTTGTCACATCGATTTTCATTTTATTGATCGTGATTATGTTGAAAAAATTGACTTTAAAAATGGCATCCAAAACGAAAGGGGAAGAATTACTGTGA
- a CDS encoding Fur family transcriptional regulator: protein MNETRAWEIIKDNGYKKTDKRALILDMFAATDKYLTARDLLSVLKKDSPGMSFDTIYRNLATFVELDILEETELNGERNFRMHCESDHHHHHFICRDCGNVKELSICPMEMLGEKLPGYKVEAHKFEIYGKCPQCQIA from the coding sequence GTGAATGAAACGCGCGCGTGGGAAATAATAAAGGACAATGGCTATAAAAAGACAGATAAACGAGCGTTAATCTTGGATATGTTTGCAGCTACGGACAAATATTTAACTGCCCGTGATTTGTTGTCAGTATTAAAAAAAGACTCCCCAGGAATGAGCTTTGACACGATTTATCGCAACTTAGCTACTTTTGTTGAGTTAGATATTTTAGAGGAAACCGAGCTAAATGGCGAACGTAATTTCCGTATGCACTGCGAATCAGATCACCATCATCATCATTTTATTTGTCGTGATTGTGGTAATGTGAAGGAACTTTCGATATGCCCGATGGAAATGCTCGGTGAAAAGCTTCCCGGCTATAAGGTTGAAGCACATAAATTTGAAATTTACGGAAAATGTCCACAATGTCAAATTGCTTAA
- a CDS encoding YhgE/Pip domain-containing protein, with protein sequence MKNSWNIFKTDIQNISRNWVAAILIGGLVFLPSLYAWLNIYASWDPYAKTDQIPVAIVNEDAGAKVQGEQLNIGNELIDTLKNNQDMKWFFTSRKIAMEKVEYGDYFAVIIIPENFSEKLASIVSGNPQKADIEYYVNEKINSIAPKITEQGATVIVQDVSSQFISNVNGVIFEFFNDLGIEIESYLPDIHNFENYVFKMEQELPAIHKLLTGVQKDASSVQKIITQANLMVPRAEQITTEGLNQIEKTIDFLTKAQNRLNELAPTIENDLNKVSKISKSSNEFLQKVQNVKMDFTDLDRVKEDLDNKITSNIQTVDSIGKDLNWLKDLSNSSNESSLEGNNIELQTKLDQAIDKTNKLKVFLQETQTNTRIINTLIKDKEQQIQKTLIDLQKIAQNTSVQLDAFINEYKNTIEPTVLSEVANAKKTLGNAKEMLSSIQSTLPEVTRILNSTAAHIKEGKTTLDHALTQYPYVYDKVNELADTLRKVQGETNLNEIIQLLRNDPQAERSFFEEPIVLNENKLFPIANYGTGMTPFYTVLAIWVGCLLLISLLATDAKHENNVSERAVYFGRLFTFSAIGLFQALIVTIGDIVLLGVDVKNSFWFIIFGFLISFVFMSIVYTLVSVFGDLGKAFAIIMLVLQIAGAGGTYPVVLLPEFFQLINPALPFTYAVDIMREAVGGIVWQRALRDASFLLLFSLAFLLFGTFLKEKINRKTKLLLKKSRESGLFH encoded by the coding sequence ATGAAAAATAGTTGGAATATTTTCAAGACAGACATTCAAAATATAAGTAGGAATTGGGTGGCTGCAATTCTTATAGGAGGTTTAGTCTTCCTGCCTTCTTTATATGCATGGCTTAACATTTATGCTTCTTGGGACCCTTATGCTAAAACTGATCAGATTCCTGTAGCGATTGTAAACGAAGATGCAGGAGCAAAAGTCCAGGGGGAACAGTTAAACATTGGAAATGAACTGATCGATACATTAAAAAACAATCAAGACATGAAGTGGTTTTTTACTTCTCGAAAAATTGCGATGGAAAAAGTTGAATATGGTGATTATTTTGCAGTCATCATTATCCCTGAAAACTTTTCCGAAAAGTTGGCTTCCATCGTATCGGGTAACCCCCAAAAGGCAGATATCGAATACTATGTAAATGAAAAAATTAACTCCATTGCGCCCAAAATAACGGAACAAGGTGCAACGGTTATTGTTCAAGATGTTAGCAGTCAATTCATCTCAAATGTGAATGGCGTCATTTTTGAATTCTTTAATGATTTAGGAATTGAAATAGAAAGCTACCTACCAGATATTCATAACTTTGAAAACTATGTATTCAAAATGGAACAAGAATTGCCAGCGATCCACAAATTGTTGACTGGTGTCCAAAAAGATGCCTCTTCTGTACAGAAAATTATCACTCAAGCTAATTTAATGGTGCCTCGTGCCGAACAAATAACGACTGAAGGTTTAAATCAAATTGAAAAAACAATCGATTTCTTGACGAAAGCACAAAATCGTTTAAATGAACTGGCCCCCACAATTGAAAATGATTTGAATAAAGTATCAAAAATTTCAAAAAGTTCTAATGAATTTCTTCAAAAAGTTCAAAACGTTAAAATGGATTTTACCGACTTGGATCGAGTAAAGGAGGACCTCGACAACAAAATAACCTCCAATATCCAAACAGTCGACTCGATCGGGAAGGACCTTAATTGGTTAAAGGACTTATCCAATAGCTCAAATGAATCGAGTTTGGAAGGAAACAACATAGAACTACAAACAAAACTAGATCAGGCAATTGATAAAACGAACAAATTGAAAGTTTTTTTACAAGAAACACAAACGAATACGCGAATAATCAATACACTTATAAAAGATAAAGAACAACAAATACAAAAAACATTGATTGATTTACAAAAAATAGCTCAGAATACATCCGTCCAACTGGATGCCTTTATAAACGAATACAAAAACACAATTGAACCAACTGTTCTTTCCGAAGTAGCCAATGCAAAAAAGACTTTAGGAAATGCCAAAGAAATGCTGTCCAGTATACAATCCACTTTACCGGAAGTCACACGTATTCTAAATAGCACAGCCGCCCATATTAAAGAGGGAAAAACAACATTGGATCATGCATTGACACAATATCCATATGTATATGACAAAGTGAACGAGCTAGCAGATACGTTACGTAAAGTTCAGGGGGAAACAAATCTCAATGAAATAATCCAGTTACTCCGCAATGATCCACAAGCGGAACGTAGCTTCTTTGAAGAGCCGATCGTCTTGAATGAAAACAAACTTTTTCCTATCGCAAATTATGGAACAGGAATGACTCCCTTTTATACAGTTCTAGCTATATGGGTAGGTTGTTTGCTTCTTATCTCACTTCTTGCTACAGATGCTAAACATGAAAATAATGTTAGCGAACGCGCGGTATATTTCGGTCGATTGTTTACATTCTCAGCTATTGGTCTTTTCCAAGCATTAATTGTAACAATTGGCGACATAGTACTATTAGGTGTGGATGTTAAAAATTCTTTCTGGTTTATAATATTTGGATTTCTTATTAGTTTCGTTTTCATGTCCATTGTTTATACGCTTGTATCCGTATTTGGCGATTTAGGAAAAGCGTTTGCAATCATTATGCTTGTCTTGCAAATTGCAGGGGCAGGCGGAACCTATCCAGTCGTTCTTTTACCAGAGTTTTTTCAGTTGATCAACCCTGCACTCCCTTTTACGTATGCAGTAGATATTATGCGTGAAGCTGTAGGCGGTATAGTTTGGCAGAGAGCATTACGAGATGCTTCCTTCCTTTTGCTATTTAGTTTAGCATTTTTACTATTCGGCACCTTCTTAAAAGAAAAGATAAACCGGAAAACAAAACTACTTCTTAAAAAGTCGCGAGAATCCGGATTATTTCACTGA
- a CDS encoding bifunctional adenosylcobinamide kinase/adenosylcobinamide-phosphate guanylyltransferase, giving the protein MIFITGGVRSGKSSFAERLVQQFGQDLQYYYIATGVAFDQEMVARITRHQLDREKQGLRWQTIEIQVEIPDAIKQLNAQYVLLFECVTTWLANVLYHTETLENREQRIADYVLAFQTQLLAWQRQGVQVVIVSNEILDEPRASNEEVELYRALIGNLHQWIVAHCESVYEVQYQLVQQWK; this is encoded by the coding sequence GTGATTTTTATTACAGGTGGTGTAAGGAGTGGAAAAAGCTCCTTTGCGGAGCGCCTTGTTCAGCAATTTGGACAGGATTTGCAGTATTATTATATCGCAACAGGTGTCGCATTTGACCAAGAAATGGTAGCACGTATTACGCGTCATCAGCTAGACCGGGAAAAACAGGGATTGCGTTGGCAAACAATTGAAATACAAGTAGAAATACCAGATGCAATCAAGCAGCTCAATGCCCAGTATGTGCTGTTATTTGAATGTGTCACAACATGGTTGGCCAATGTGCTGTATCATACAGAAACGCTTGAAAATCGTGAGCAGCGAATTGCAGATTATGTGTTGGCCTTTCAAACACAGCTTCTTGCATGGCAACGGCAAGGGGTGCAAGTCGTCATAGTATCGAATGAAATATTGGATGAACCGCGCGCAAGTAATGAAGAAGTAGAATTGTACCGGGCACTCATTGGAAATCTTCACCAGTGGATTGTTGCACATTGTGAGTCAGTCTATGAAGTACAATACCAACTTGTACAGCAATGGAAGTAA
- a CDS encoding adenosylcobinamide-GDP ribazoletransferase gives MNKLKNSAIGFLLAWQFFSAIPVKRQLTMNDKTVTWMYAFLPIIGLIMGGMYATTAYVLFTYSNISPLLLTIVLVVGMIVVTGGLHLDGWIDMSDAYFSYGDKEKRLAILDDPRTGAFGVISVICLLLLKIGFIYEAIVQGAFAIIPFLTYIPFLARIGVLTVFLTTETSKQTGLAAYFKGVIWKKQLSISVVLLCVGYIVICIVLANYSMVILIIAMLLGVLLYRKWIIKNFGGVSGDLLGAHCEGMEVLLWLVALLFI, from the coding sequence GTGAACAAGTTGAAAAATAGTGCAATTGGATTTTTATTAGCGTGGCAATTTTTCTCGGCAATCCCCGTGAAAAGGCAGCTCACAATGAACGACAAAACCGTCACATGGATGTATGCGTTTTTACCGATTATTGGATTAATCATGGGCGGTATGTATGCGACAACAGCTTATGTTTTGTTTACATATAGTAATATTTCGCCGTTACTACTCACAATCGTACTCGTTGTCGGGATGATTGTTGTAACAGGTGGCTTGCATTTAGATGGCTGGATTGATATGAGTGATGCTTACTTTTCATACGGAGACAAAGAAAAACGTTTAGCTATTTTAGATGACCCACGAACAGGTGCATTCGGTGTCATTAGTGTGATTTGCTTACTATTGTTGAAAATAGGCTTTATTTATGAAGCGATTGTGCAAGGGGCTTTTGCCATTATTCCATTTTTAACATACATTCCATTTCTTGCTCGAATTGGTGTGTTGACTGTATTTTTAACGACCGAAACGTCGAAGCAAACGGGACTGGCAGCGTATTTTAAAGGTGTTATTTGGAAAAAACAGCTTTCCATCAGCGTGGTGCTATTATGTGTTGGTTACATCGTTATTTGTATTGTACTCGCAAACTATAGTATGGTCATTCTTATAATAGCCATGTTACTCGGCGTTTTGCTGTACCGAAAGTGGATTATAAAAAACTTTGGTGGAGTTAGTGGAGATTTACTCGGAGCGCATTGTGAAGGGATGGAGGTGCTATTATGGCTCGTGGCATTACTGTTCATTTAA
- a CDS encoding histidine phosphatase family protein has product MARGITVHLIRHEKTRANVERKYIGWTDESILQEVSAQLTIAPTVVYGSDLIRCQQTAACYFPNANYVGVKQLRESNFGDFEMHTYEQLKNQPIYRAWIDDPYEVTPPNGEHFWAFEQRVLQAFQQLIVQQGTFTFVVHGGVIRLLLSHFGQQQQLFQNTLAKHRVLYTLHWDQLEQFLGGAVCTSFSEAPITVNETM; this is encoded by the coding sequence ATGGCTCGTGGCATTACTGTTCATTTAATTCGGCATGAAAAAACGCGCGCAAATGTTGAACGAAAATACATTGGTTGGACAGATGAATCCATTTTACAGGAAGTATCGGCGCAGCTAACAATAGCACCAACTGTCGTTTATGGCAGTGATTTAATACGTTGTCAGCAAACCGCGGCATGCTATTTCCCGAATGCAAACTATGTAGGGGTCAAGCAGTTACGTGAAAGCAATTTTGGTGATTTTGAAATGCATACTTACGAACAATTAAAAAACCAGCCAATTTATCGCGCTTGGATTGATGATCCTTATGAGGTTACACCACCAAATGGCGAGCATTTTTGGGCATTTGAACAGCGTGTGTTGCAAGCATTTCAACAATTAATAGTGCAACAAGGTACCTTTACGTTTGTCGTGCACGGTGGGGTAATTCGGCTATTGCTTTCGCATTTTGGACAACAGCAGCAATTGTTTCAAAATACGCTTGCCAAGCATCGCGTACTTTATACATTGCATTGGGACCAGCTAGAACAATTTTTAGGAGGGGCAGTATGTACGTCATTCTCGGAGGCGCCTATAACGGTAAACGAAACTATGTAG
- a CDS encoding bifunctional adenosylcobinamide kinase/adenosylcobinamide-phosphate guanylyltransferase, with the protein MYVILGGAYNGKRNYVETMIQKRGNVPVHYCEGQIPDITAFQEKDIVVISDFETIVQSMLEQPEEAVAEMIVEQLCELNKHAQVICICTDQSRGVVPLEKEVRQMRDTCGRIYQKLCQEANTVIRVWYGLPQILKGEIDHGEK; encoded by the coding sequence ATGTACGTCATTCTCGGAGGCGCCTATAACGGTAAACGAAACTATGTAGAAACAATGATACAAAAACGAGGAAATGTTCCAGTACATTATTGTGAAGGGCAAATCCCGGATATTACAGCATTTCAAGAAAAAGATATTGTCGTTATTAGTGATTTCGAAACAATTGTTCAATCCATGCTAGAGCAACCAGAAGAAGCGGTTGCTGAAATGATTGTCGAGCAGCTATGCGAGCTCAATAAGCATGCGCAAGTAATTTGTATATGCACAGACCAGAGTCGAGGGGTCGTGCCACTTGAAAAAGAGGTACGGCAAATGCGTGACACATGTGGAAGAATTTATCAAAAGCTTTGTCAAGAAGCAAATACCGTCATTCGTGTTTGGTACGGGCTTCCGCAAATTTTAAAAGGAGAGATAGATCATGGAGAAAAATAA
- a CDS encoding ECF transporter S component, whose product MEKNKLRLMVLTALIAAICVIGSFIKVPGPISTAALDSAPAFISAVFLPPLFAGIAGALGHIATGLTSGMPLGIFHVLIAVEMFFIVYIFTVLHQNNFHISKWIFAIIANGVIAPLPFYFIISAEFYLASIVTLSIATVINVIVAMIVMPVLKLVVQRQGTQI is encoded by the coding sequence ATGGAGAAAAATAAATTACGTTTAATGGTGTTAACCGCTCTTATTGCAGCAATTTGTGTTATTGGGAGTTTTATAAAAGTGCCTGGGCCGATTTCAACGGCAGCACTTGATTCTGCACCGGCATTCATCAGTGCTGTTTTTTTACCACCTCTTTTTGCGGGGATTGCTGGAGCGCTCGGACATATTGCAACAGGTTTGACTTCAGGGATGCCGCTTGGTATATTCCACGTTCTAATTGCGGTTGAAATGTTTTTCATCGTTTACATTTTTACGGTACTGCACCAAAATAATTTTCATATTTCAAAATGGATTTTTGCCATTATTGCCAATGGGGTTATTGCACCGTTGCCATTCTATTTTATAATTTCAGCTGAATTTTATTTGGCTTCGATTGTCACTTTGTCCATCGCAACAGTTATTAATGTCATTGTGGCAATGATTGTCATGCCTGTATTAAAATTAGTTGTTCAACGACAAGGTACGCAAATATGA